A single genomic interval of Chitinophaga sp. 180180018-3 harbors:
- a CDS encoding RagB/SusD family nutrient uptake outer membrane protein, producing MKKLHSYILFFALVTLAACSKSFLDTEDVTTATEQNFYKTPNDAFKALVGVYDGLQTVWTGGISLPVASEVMSDNAFGGTGNADGFGYQMVDEFDKLRSPSDQALYGDNWSAYYKAVYRANMLLTHLDQVNWKGSENLRPVYESEARFIRAYCYFDMVRLWGNIPLLAKPSTENLPQASPDSVYKLIADDLTFAAANLPAVSYPSQAPATYGRVTKWAVESLIGRVFLYYTGYYNKADLVGTVSKQQALAYLEDVVKNGGFGLVDNFANLWPAASLDRYVGEDNKETVFAIKYTYTSDYNGNADGNYWLVMNGIRGQSIFPYGMGWGGSTVNPKLWNAFSANDSRRKASIISIVDEGLDFKNTKDQREYTGYYMKKYTPLVDQAGNSLAVKMGGTNFMIGQYQDYVSIRYADVLLMAAELGSAGAQQYFDAVRKRAFGDSFVQLPVNPANIMNERRLEFVGEGIRYWDLLRQGISIAASAIAETVVLKNGDVNTTKTIQAGKITDTKGLAQIPYSQITLSNGVLKQNAGW from the coding sequence ATGAAAAAGCTACATAGTTATATACTGTTCTTCGCGCTCGTAACGCTGGCGGCCTGTAGTAAAAGTTTTCTCGATACAGAAGACGTAACTACGGCAACAGAACAGAACTTCTATAAAACCCCTAACGATGCCTTTAAGGCATTAGTAGGTGTATACGACGGATTACAGACCGTATGGACAGGCGGCATATCCCTGCCCGTAGCATCGGAGGTGATGTCTGATAATGCTTTCGGCGGTACCGGTAATGCGGATGGTTTCGGCTACCAGATGGTCGACGAGTTCGATAAACTCCGTTCACCTTCCGATCAGGCCCTGTACGGCGACAACTGGAGCGCCTATTACAAGGCCGTTTACCGGGCTAACATGCTGCTGACTCACCTGGATCAGGTTAACTGGAAAGGAAGCGAAAACCTGCGCCCGGTATATGAATCAGAAGCAAGATTTATACGGGCGTATTGTTATTTTGATATGGTAAGATTGTGGGGCAACATTCCGCTCCTCGCGAAGCCCTCTACCGAAAATCTGCCACAGGCAAGCCCCGACAGCGTTTACAAGCTGATTGCAGATGACCTGACATTCGCCGCTGCTAACCTCCCGGCGGTGAGCTACCCCAGCCAGGCGCCCGCCACTTATGGCAGGGTTACCAAATGGGCCGTGGAATCGCTGATCGGACGGGTGTTTCTTTATTATACCGGCTATTACAATAAGGCAGATCTCGTGGGTACTGTTTCCAAACAACAGGCACTCGCTTATCTTGAAGATGTTGTTAAGAATGGCGGATTCGGGCTGGTCGACAATTTTGCGAACCTCTGGCCCGCAGCTTCACTGGATCGTTATGTGGGAGAAGATAACAAGGAAACCGTTTTTGCTATTAAGTATACTTATACCAGCGACTACAACGGCAATGCAGATGGTAACTACTGGCTGGTCATGAATGGTATTCGCGGACAAAGCATTTTTCCATACGGAATGGGGTGGGGCGGAAGTACCGTTAATCCTAAGCTGTGGAATGCCTTTAGCGCCAACGACAGCCGGAGAAAAGCCAGCATCATATCCATCGTTGATGAGGGGCTGGATTTCAAGAACACAAAAGATCAACGGGAGTATACCGGTTATTATATGAAAAAATATACGCCGCTGGTAGATCAGGCGGGTAATAGTCTTGCTGTGAAAATGGGCGGTACCAATTTCATGATCGGTCAGTACCAGGACTATGTGTCTATCCGCTATGCCGATGTATTGCTGATGGCTGCTGAATTAGGCTCCGCTGGTGCACAGCAATATTTCGATGCAGTGCGCAAGCGCGCTTTCGGCGACAGCTTCGTGCAGCTACCGGTGAATCCCGCCAATATCATGAATGAAAGACGGCTCGAATTTGTTGGAGAAGGTATCCGCTACTGGGATCTGCTTCGTCAGGGTATTTCTATAGCTGCATCTGCTATTGCAGAAACCGTAGTATTGAAAAACGGCGATGTCAATACCACCAAAACTATTCAGGCAGGTAAGATCACGGACACAAAGGGATTGGCACAGATTCCGTATTCACAAATAACCCTGTCTAATGGCGTCTTGAAACAAAATGCCGGATGGTGA
- a CDS encoding cellulase family glycosylhydrolase: protein MKSLFRLWVAVVITTLVACEKDNRDVPKVSLSSSQVAFAVNGGTSGFTINSNTSWKIVSASAGWLQISNQTGDAGSTQVNLTVGENTGFTNRSVTLQIATSNGAPQQVAIVQFSRSKSYPGYNTSPLPPDATGMTGSAQQLAAKIGLGWNIGNTMEAIGGETAWGNPKITNDLIKAVKQNGFNAIRIPCSWNQYADAKTAKIQDSWLNRVKEVVQYCVSNDVYVILNIHWDGGWLENNCTPEKKDSVNDKQKAFWEQIATTLRDVDEHLMFASANEPNVDNATKMDVLLSYHQTFVDAVRSTGGRNAYRTLIVQGPSTNIDKTVQLMSKLPADKVPNKMMVEVHSYTPYQFALMTQDESWGKQFFYWGKDYHSLTDPTRNPTWGEEAEIDRLFKAMKTAFVDKGIPVVLGEFAAIRRTNLTGDNLRLHLAARAYHLKYIVQQAKANGLLPFYWDAGGLGNYGTGIIDRNSNTVFDRQALDAMASGLN, encoded by the coding sequence ATGAAATCACTTTTTCGTTTATGGGTTGCCGTAGTAATCACTACCCTTGTTGCCTGCGAAAAGGATAACAGAGATGTTCCTAAAGTATCCCTATCTTCCTCCCAGGTGGCGTTTGCCGTCAATGGAGGAACTTCCGGATTTACCATCAACAGCAATACCAGCTGGAAAATTGTAAGTGCTTCGGCAGGCTGGTTGCAGATAAGCAATCAAACCGGTGATGCCGGCAGCACACAGGTGAATTTAACCGTCGGGGAAAATACCGGCTTCACCAACCGTTCCGTCACTTTGCAGATTGCTACCAGCAACGGCGCGCCTCAGCAGGTGGCCATTGTTCAGTTCAGTCGCAGTAAATCGTATCCGGGCTATAATACTTCACCACTACCACCCGACGCCACCGGCATGACAGGCAGCGCGCAACAACTCGCCGCTAAAATCGGGCTGGGTTGGAATATCGGCAATACGATGGAAGCCATCGGCGGAGAAACCGCCTGGGGAAATCCTAAAATCACCAACGATCTTATCAAAGCCGTTAAACAAAACGGTTTTAACGCCATCCGCATACCCTGTTCCTGGAATCAATACGCCGATGCTAAAACGGCTAAGATACAGGACAGCTGGCTGAATCGCGTTAAAGAAGTGGTGCAGTATTGCGTTAGCAACGACGTATACGTGATACTCAATATTCACTGGGATGGCGGCTGGCTGGAAAACAATTGCACGCCCGAAAAGAAAGACTCCGTCAACGACAAACAGAAAGCTTTCTGGGAGCAGATTGCCACCACACTGCGTGATGTTGATGAACACCTGATGTTCGCGAGTGCCAATGAGCCCAATGTCGACAATGCCACAAAGATGGATGTGTTGTTGTCGTATCACCAAACGTTTGTTGACGCGGTACGTTCTACCGGCGGCCGAAATGCTTACAGAACGCTGATTGTACAGGGGCCATCCACCAACATCGACAAAACGGTGCAGCTGATGAGCAAACTGCCTGCGGATAAAGTGCCCAATAAAATGATGGTAGAAGTGCATTCGTATACGCCGTACCAGTTTGCGTTGATGACGCAGGATGAAAGCTGGGGTAAACAATTTTTCTATTGGGGTAAAGACTATCATTCTTTAACAGACCCAACACGTAATCCAACCTGGGGAGAAGAAGCAGAAATAGACCGGCTGTTCAAGGCCATGAAAACTGCATTCGTGGATAAAGGTATCCCGGTGGTGTTGGGCGAATTTGCAGCGATCAGGCGTACCAATCTGACAGGCGATAATTTGCGACTGCACCTGGCTGCCCGCGCATATCATCTTAAATACATCGTGCAACAGGCTAAAGCAAATGGATTATTGCCGTTTTACTGGGATGCAGGCGGATTGGGCAATTATGGCACCGGTATTATCGATAGGAATAGCAATACTGTTTTCGACAGGCAGGCACTGGATGCCATGGCGTCTGGGTTAAATTAA
- a CDS encoding two-component regulator propeller domain-containing protein, with amino-acid sequence MMRIFLVIALLALPFRVFTQVAPYNFSKLDIYSGLSHNQVTAILKDAAGYLWFGTVSGLNRYDGYTCKILRNRQNDSTSLADNYVLSLYELPDEKIWVVTKGGPCIYDTRTERFNVSYSNYLQSLGLPNGTMASISKGNNHRYWFLYDSGLLFGYSAIEKKVRPFGATNPAQKIIAVRETGNDKLWLLYQNNTLQEYDIPSGKTTFTSTALQQAKGQSPVNLFIDSDGDIWLWSFTSGVLLFHPPDNSVRSFNENSFPARLQSNLVSQVTQDSHGTIWIATDHGGVTLIDKKKDFHTSYLLNDPKNPQSLSQNSIIALYKDDNSIMWLGTYKQGVNYLNSNIQQFPYYRHRESEASSLPYDDVNRFVEDKQGNIWIGTNGGGLIYFDKKNNTFRQYLHDPANPNSLSNNVIVSMWLDHQNTLWIGTYYGGLNSFDGKKFTRYRHSDQDTASLADDKVWEIFEDREQNLWIGTWGAGLDLFDKQTGRFHHFYRNRSGNQSANYISALIDDQKGNLWVGTTYGVMVFSPDKKPVATYRHTTSPKSLSNNNVICLLEDSQQRIWVGTHEGLNLLNRQTGDFGQFTMADGLPDNIVLNILEDNYQRLWLSTPNGLCSATLHQRNNNMALSVVNYDEANNLQNREFNDNAALKTSTGELIFGGPSGFNIINTDHAAKPVNRAKLVLSGLQILNTTIKPGETVNGRVVLKEALSKLQSIDLKYKENVFSIEFASLDYGHKAHQRYAYMLEGFNTDWLYADGDQRKATYTNLDPGHYTFKVKALNSDGSWSEPKLLHINIAPPFWRTPFAFAIYLLTAAGLFLLARRITLDRIHMKYEVEHQRREAERAHSIEQIKTKFFTNVSHELRTPLSLIISPLDSIIKNTRDTDQQKQLHLVLRNAKRLLNLVNQLLDFRKMEVQAIRLHLAMGDIIQFIRDISRSFTDIAEKKKIIFNFSSGVDHLEIYFDKDKMEKILFNLLSNAFKYTPDNGTVYLRLAYHDGTENDAALTIEVEDTGIGIPENQQQKIFERFFQTDVPVDMANQGTGIGLAITKEFVKLHQGIITVKSTPGAGTCFTVRIPAKRLYDPVTRSTTPLVAEEEAAQILSEETRKNSKLKTILIVEDNEDLRFYLKDNLRGQYHIEEAVNGKEGWEKVKLHNPDLVVSDVMMPVADGIELVKKIRTETLTAHIPVILLTAVGDEGRQLQAFAAGANDYITKPFTFEILDSRIKNLLAQQKLLQKKFQKQIEVNPAEITVTSVDETFLQGALDVIEKQMDDPDFSVEDFSAAMHMNRVTLYRKILALTGKSPLEFIRSIRLKRAAQLLEKSGMTIAEIAYKVGFNNPKQFSKFFKEEFKVLPSQYVASKKDEDS; translated from the coding sequence ATGATGCGCATTTTCCTCGTCATCGCGCTACTAGCGCTCCCTTTCCGGGTTTTTACCCAGGTTGCGCCCTACAACTTCTCCAAACTCGATATCTATTCAGGCTTATCTCATAACCAGGTAACCGCTATTCTCAAAGACGCAGCAGGGTATCTGTGGTTTGGCACCGTATCCGGCCTTAACCGGTACGATGGCTACACCTGTAAGATATTGCGCAACCGGCAAAACGACAGCACCTCGCTGGCCGACAACTACGTACTCTCCCTGTATGAGCTTCCGGACGAAAAGATCTGGGTGGTGACGAAAGGCGGCCCCTGCATTTATGATACCCGTACGGAACGCTTCAACGTCAGCTACAGTAATTATCTGCAATCACTCGGCCTGCCGAATGGAACAATGGCCAGCATCTCGAAAGGAAACAACCACCGTTACTGGTTTCTCTACGACAGCGGCCTCTTATTCGGCTATTCAGCCATAGAAAAAAAAGTCAGGCCGTTTGGAGCAACCAATCCCGCACAGAAAATTATTGCTGTCAGGGAAACAGGCAATGATAAATTATGGCTGCTATATCAGAACAACACACTACAGGAATACGATATTCCATCCGGTAAAACTACGTTTACCAGCACCGCGTTACAACAAGCCAAGGGTCAAAGCCCGGTCAACCTGTTCATCGACAGCGACGGCGACATCTGGCTGTGGAGCTTCACCAGCGGCGTGCTGCTTTTTCATCCACCGGACAACTCCGTCAGATCATTCAACGAAAATTCGTTCCCGGCCCGGCTGCAATCTAATCTTGTCAGCCAGGTAACGCAGGACAGTCATGGTACCATATGGATTGCCACGGATCATGGCGGCGTTACGCTGATCGATAAAAAGAAAGATTTCCACACCAGCTATCTGCTCAATGATCCTAAAAATCCTCAAAGCCTCAGTCAAAACAGCATCATTGCCTTATATAAAGACGACAACAGCATCATGTGGCTGGGTACCTATAAGCAGGGCGTGAATTATCTCAACAGCAATATTCAGCAGTTCCCTTATTATCGCCACCGGGAATCAGAAGCCAGCAGCCTTCCTTATGATGATGTAAACCGTTTTGTGGAAGACAAACAGGGCAATATCTGGATCGGCACCAACGGTGGCGGCCTGATTTACTTTGATAAGAAAAATAACACCTTCCGGCAATACCTGCACGATCCTGCCAATCCAAATAGTTTAAGCAATAATGTCATCGTAAGCATGTGGCTCGATCACCAGAACACACTCTGGATAGGCACTTATTACGGCGGCCTCAATAGCTTCGATGGCAAAAAGTTTACCCGCTACCGGCACAGCGATCAGGACACTGCTTCCCTGGCCGATGATAAGGTATGGGAGATATTTGAAGACAGGGAACAAAATCTTTGGATAGGCACCTGGGGAGCGGGGCTCGACCTGTTCGACAAACAAACCGGCCGGTTCCATCATTTCTACCGCAACCGCTCCGGCAACCAGTCGGCCAATTATATCTCCGCGCTGATCGACGACCAGAAAGGAAACCTATGGGTTGGCACTACGTACGGAGTCATGGTGTTCTCCCCCGATAAAAAGCCTGTTGCGACCTACCGGCATACTACCAGCCCCAAAAGCCTGAGCAATAACAATGTTATCTGCCTGCTGGAAGACAGCCAGCAACGAATATGGGTAGGCACCCATGAAGGATTGAATCTGCTCAACAGGCAGACCGGCGACTTCGGGCAGTTCACGATGGCGGACGGTCTTCCCGACAACATTGTACTCAATATACTCGAAGATAACTACCAACGTCTCTGGCTTTCCACACCCAACGGACTATGCAGCGCTACCCTGCATCAAAGGAACAACAACATGGCGCTGTCGGTGGTTAACTACGACGAAGCCAACAATCTTCAGAACCGCGAGTTCAACGATAATGCTGCACTCAAAACAAGCACCGGCGAGCTTATCTTCGGCGGCCCTTCGGGGTTTAACATCATCAATACCGACCACGCTGCCAAGCCCGTTAATCGCGCCAAACTGGTGCTCTCCGGCCTGCAAATACTGAACACCACTATAAAGCCCGGCGAAACAGTAAATGGCCGCGTTGTTTTAAAAGAGGCATTATCGAAACTGCAAAGCATCGATCTCAAATACAAAGAGAACGTTTTTTCTATCGAGTTTGCTTCACTCGACTACGGCCACAAAGCGCATCAGCGATATGCGTATATGCTGGAAGGATTTAATACCGACTGGTTGTATGCAGATGGCGACCAGCGAAAAGCTACTTACACCAACCTGGATCCGGGACATTATACCTTTAAGGTGAAAGCCCTCAATAGCGACGGTTCCTGGAGTGAGCCCAAATTGTTACACATCAACATAGCTCCCCCTTTCTGGCGCACACCTTTTGCTTTTGCCATCTATCTGCTTACAGCTGCCGGCCTCTTTCTGCTGGCAAGACGTATTACGCTCGACCGGATACACATGAAATATGAAGTAGAACACCAGCGCCGCGAAGCAGAAAGAGCACATAGCATAGAACAGATAAAAACAAAATTCTTTACCAACGTCAGTCATGAACTGCGTACACCACTCAGCCTGATCATTTCTCCGTTAGACAGCATCATCAAAAACACCCGTGACACCGATCAGCAAAAACAGCTGCACCTGGTGTTGCGCAATGCAAAAAGATTACTGAACCTCGTTAACCAGCTACTCGATTTCAGGAAGATGGAAGTACAGGCCATCAGGCTGCATCTGGCCATGGGCGATATTATACAATTCATCCGGGATATCAGTCGCTCGTTTACGGATATAGCAGAAAAGAAGAAAATAATTTTTAATTTCTCTTCCGGCGTTGATCATCTCGAAATATACTTCGACAAGGATAAGATGGAGAAGATCTTATTTAATCTGTTGTCGAATGCTTTCAAATACACACCAGACAATGGCACAGTGTATCTCCGGCTTGCATACCACGATGGTACCGAAAACGATGCCGCACTTACTATAGAAGTAGAAGATACCGGCATTGGTATTCCTGAAAACCAGCAGCAAAAAATATTTGAACGATTCTTTCAGACAGATGTACCGGTAGACATGGCTAACCAGGGCACCGGCATAGGACTGGCCATCACAAAGGAATTCGTGAAGTTACATCAGGGTATCATAACCGTAAAAAGCACACCGGGGGCCGGTACCTGTTTTACAGTACGGATTCCTGCGAAGAGGTTGTATGATCCTGTAACCCGCAGTACTACCCCGCTGGTGGCTGAAGAAGAAGCCGCGCAGATACTGTCGGAGGAAACCCGTAAGAACAGTAAACTCAAAACCATTTTAATAGTGGAAGATAATGAAGACCTTCGTTTTTATTTGAAAGACAACCTGAGAGGCCAGTATCATATCGAAGAAGCGGTCAACGGCAAAGAAGGCTGGGAAAAAGTAAAACTGCACAACCCCGATTTAGTGGTAAGCGACGTAATGATGCCGGTGGCAGATGGTATTGAGCTGGTAAAAAAAATCAGAACGGAAACACTTACGGCGCATATCCCTGTTATCCTGCTGACTGCCGTGGGTGATGAAGGCCGGCAGCTGCAGGCCTTTGCAGCCGGTGCGAACGATTATATTACCAAGCCTTTTACGTTTGAAATACTCGACTCCCGCATCAAAAACCTGCTGGCTCAACAGAAGCTGCTGCAAAAGAAATTCCAGAAGCAGATTGAAGTGAATCCTGCGGAGATAACCGTTACCTCAGTAGATGAAACATTCTTACAGGGTGCGCTCGACGTTATCGAAAAACAAATGGACGATCCTGATTTTTCCGTAGAAGATTTCAGCGCTGCCATGCATATGAACCGGGTAACACTGTATCGGAAAATACTGGCACTTACCGGCAAATCGCCCCTGGAATTCATCCGGAGCATCCGGCTGAAAAGGGCCGCCCAGCTGCTGGAAAAAAGCGGTATGACCATCGCGGAGATTGCTTATAAAGTGGGATTCAATAATCCCAAGCAATTCTCGAAATTTTTTAAGGAAGAATTTAAGGTGCTGCCTTCACAATATGTGGCGAGTAAGAAAGACGAAGACAGCTAA
- a CDS encoding ATP-binding cassette domain-containing protein, whose protein sequence is MLHIKQFKKYYHHRLILSVDDLDINPGIYWVKGANGSGKSTLLKSLAGLLHFEGQIVLNNTLSLKQQTKAYRGLVNFAEAEPVFPPYLTGQDMVALFTAAKKGNASQAGSYIDSMQMQDYIHDPIHTYSSGMLKKLSLVLAFTGNPQLILLDEPLITMDEASLQILYNWIQESHRQGVSFLLSSHQPPEGEIVRTSATLLVASQTLKLVHA, encoded by the coding sequence ATGCTGCATATCAAACAATTCAAAAAATACTATCATCACCGGTTAATACTCTCCGTTGATGATCTCGATATCAATCCCGGTATTTATTGGGTAAAAGGTGCAAACGGCTCCGGCAAAAGCACGCTGTTAAAATCCCTTGCCGGACTGCTTCACTTCGAAGGCCAGATAGTACTCAACAACACTTTGTCGCTAAAGCAGCAAACAAAGGCATACCGTGGTTTGGTTAACTTCGCGGAGGCCGAGCCGGTGTTTCCTCCCTATCTTACCGGGCAGGATATGGTGGCCCTCTTTACAGCAGCAAAAAAAGGTAATGCCTCTCAGGCCGGGAGTTATATAGATAGCATGCAAATGCAGGACTACATCCATGATCCGATCCATACCTACTCCAGCGGTATGCTCAAAAAGCTCTCATTGGTACTTGCGTTTACTGGTAACCCTCAACTCATATTGCTGGATGAACCGCTTATTACAATGGATGAAGCTTCATTGCAGATCCTGTACAACTGGATACAGGAAAGCCACAGGCAGGGCGTGAGTTTTCTGCTATCGTCGCACCAGCCTCCTGAAGGAGAGATTGTACGTACCAGCGCCACCCTGTTGGTGGCTTCGCAAACGCTCAAACTGGTACATGCATGA
- a CDS encoding GNAT family N-acetyltransferase, protein MTQHIKYIPAEISDADPLTQIAFHSKRYWDYPEEWIQLWTEDLTITPEYISKNQVIKIINEDILAGFYALEYKEKQLYIGYFWMLPEFIGKGLGKEAFTDLRNRCLAMNEPIVDVESDPNAEGFYIKMGAEKVRSISTRIEGRHLNVFRFRF, encoded by the coding sequence ATGACCCAACATATAAAATACATTCCCGCTGAAATTAGTGATGCTGACCCGCTCACCCAAATAGCTTTCCATTCCAAACGCTACTGGGATTACCCGGAAGAGTGGATACAACTCTGGACAGAGGATCTTACGATCACTCCTGAATATATCAGTAAGAACCAGGTTATTAAGATTATCAATGAAGATATACTGGCGGGCTTCTATGCGCTTGAATACAAAGAAAAACAACTGTACATCGGTTACTTTTGGATGTTGCCTGAATTTATTGGAAAGGGTTTAGGGAAGGAAGCATTTACTGACCTCCGGAACCGTTGCCTGGCCATGAATGAACCCATAGTGGACGTTGAGTCAGATCCTAATGCCGAAGGCTTTTATATAAAAATGGGCGCTGAAAAAGTACGGAGTATCAGCACCCGGATTGAAGGCAGGCACCTGAATGTGTTTCGATTCAGGTTTTAG
- a CDS encoding TonB-dependent receptor: MKRILTIMLLLGFAQQAGAQHTLTAVIKDADTKEPLPGATALLAGTSNGAQSNEKGIVSIKDIPSGKQVIIFRFMGYQEKTDTIVFPQQEALLTISLERAGREIEEVMISSTRSNRSIKDIPTRVEFINGEELEEKGNMKPGDIRMMLNESTGIQTQQVSATSANSSIRIQGLDGRYTQILKDGFPLYAGFSGGLGLLQTPPMDLKQVEVIKGSSSTLYGGGAIAGLVNLISKVPTENRELRFLVNGTSAGGLDLSGYYGQRFEKVGVTVFASRNSNRAYDPSNTGFTAIPKFERYVLNPRLFLYFNANTKLNAGISFTTEDRTGGDILYIRGQGNDVHSYFEKNNSQRVSTQLAFEHQFTDNSSVAVKNSINNFNRTIRIPGYVFDGKQWSSYTEATYHHSRERLEWVMGLNVYTDNFRETPTDTVPRRNYDQRTMGAFIQNTWKTSNWLQLETGLRGDYVADYGLVLLPRLSALFKISPKVSSRIGGGLGYKTPTIFTEETERIQYQGVLPVSSDANKLERSYGANVDVNYHTSFFDDKFSFSFNQLFFYTRINDPLLLTNAAAHLFRLENAAGYIKTRGWETNVKIGYGDFKLYLGYTFTDAQLNNNGRVMENPLTARHRLNNVLMYEKEEKWKVGLEAYYYSQQALNDGSTGKPYWICGFMAEKLWERFSLFVNFENMLDTRQTRFDTIYTGTVTHPVFRDIYAPLDGFVVNGGLKLKL, translated from the coding sequence ATGAAGCGTATTTTAACCATTATGCTCCTGCTGGGCTTTGCCCAGCAGGCAGGAGCTCAGCATACCCTCACGGCCGTTATAAAAGATGCGGATACGAAAGAGCCATTGCCTGGCGCAACGGCTTTGCTGGCTGGCACCAGCAATGGCGCACAGTCGAACGAAAAAGGGATAGTCAGCATAAAAGACATTCCATCCGGAAAGCAGGTGATTATTTTCCGGTTTATGGGCTACCAGGAAAAAACTGACACGATCGTTTTTCCGCAGCAGGAAGCGCTGCTAACCATATCGCTGGAAAGAGCAGGCAGGGAAATAGAAGAAGTAATGATATCTTCTACCCGTAGTAATCGCAGCATAAAGGATATCCCTACCCGCGTTGAATTTATAAATGGGGAAGAGCTGGAAGAAAAGGGAAACATGAAGCCCGGAGATATCCGTATGATGCTGAATGAAAGCACCGGCATCCAAACGCAACAGGTATCGGCCACGTCAGCGAACTCCAGTATCCGGATTCAGGGACTGGACGGACGCTATACACAGATCCTTAAAGATGGATTTCCGTTGTATGCCGGCTTTTCCGGCGGTCTTGGCCTGTTGCAGACGCCTCCGATGGACTTGAAACAGGTGGAAGTAATTAAAGGCTCATCTTCCACTTTATATGGTGGCGGGGCCATAGCGGGGTTGGTAAACCTGATTTCCAAAGTGCCAACAGAAAACCGGGAACTCAGATTCCTGGTCAATGGTACATCGGCAGGCGGACTTGATCTGAGCGGATATTACGGACAGCGATTTGAGAAAGTTGGTGTGACCGTTTTTGCCTCGCGCAACAGCAACCGGGCATATGATCCTTCCAATACCGGGTTTACCGCCATTCCAAAATTTGAGCGGTATGTGCTCAATCCCAGGCTGTTCCTGTATTTCAACGCCAATACTAAATTAAATGCAGGCATCAGTTTCACGACAGAAGATCGTACAGGCGGGGATATTTTATATATCAGGGGACAGGGAAATGATGTGCACAGTTATTTTGAGAAGAATAACAGCCAGCGGGTATCTACGCAATTGGCCTTCGAGCATCAATTCACTGATAACAGCAGTGTGGCTGTAAAAAATTCCATCAACAACTTCAACCGCACCATACGTATTCCCGGCTATGTATTTGACGGCAAACAATGGTCGTCTTATACAGAAGCAACTTACCACCATAGCCGGGAGCGTCTGGAATGGGTAATGGGGCTGAATGTTTATACTGATAATTTCAGGGAGACACCAACCGACACCGTACCCAGGCGCAACTACGATCAGCGTACTATGGGTGCGTTTATACAGAATACCTGGAAGACCAGTAACTGGCTGCAACTGGAAACGGGGCTCAGGGGCGATTATGTAGCGGATTACGGACTGGTGCTGTTGCCGCGGCTCTCTGCCTTGTTTAAGATATCGCCGAAAGTATCGTCCCGCATCGGCGGAGGCCTCGGTTACAAAACACCGACTATATTTACGGAAGAAACGGAGCGGATTCAATACCAGGGTGTGCTTCCCGTTAGCAGTGATGCTAATAAACTGGAGCGATCGTATGGCGCCAATGTTGATGTAAATTATCATACCTCCTTCTTTGACGATAAATTCAGCTTCAGCTTTAACCAGTTGTTTTTCTACACCCGTATCAACGATCCGCTACTGTTGACAAATGCAGCTGCACATCTATTCCGACTGGAGAATGCAGCTGGTTATATTAAAACCAGGGGCTGGGAAACCAATGTAAAAATAGGATACGGCGACTTCAAACTATATCTTGGCTATACCTTTACAGATGCGCAACTGAATAATAACGGCAGGGTCATGGAAAACCCATTGACTGCCCGTCACCGGTTGAACAATGTACTGATGTACGAAAAAGAGGAGAAATGGAAAGTGGGACTGGAAGCCTACTACTACAGCCAGCAGGCACTGAACGATGGCAGTACCGGCAAACCGTACTGGATATGTGGATTTATGGCGGAAAAGCTATGGGAGCGGTTTTCCTTGTTTGTCAACTTCGAAAACATGCTGGATACCCGGCAAACCAGGTTCGACACCATCTATACCGGCACTGTCACGCATCCGGTGTTCCGGGATATATATGCTCCGCTGGATGGCTTTGTTGTTAATGGTGGACTGAAATTAAAACTATAG